The following are encoded together in the Malaya genurostris strain Urasoe2022 chromosome 3, Malgen_1.1, whole genome shotgun sequence genome:
- the LOC131434179 gene encoding uncharacterized protein K02A2.6-like: MSIPNGQQHAFLQQQGQQQQVPPATDELLRQCLHLMTQVLQQQQNSQQSQENFIRQVVSEVHAGAAPSPEQILDSLAGNIKEFRYDADSSITFAAWFTRYDELFEKDAARLDDQAKVRLLLRKLGTSEHERYVSFILPRKPKEHTFADTVAKLKSLFGAKESVISRRYRTLQIAKQPTEDHIAYACRVNKLCVEFELGKLSEQQFKCLMFVCGLKSERDSETRTRLLSRIEENNNLTLEQLSNECQRLINLKNDNAMIESAASFDQVNQLKQKYDSNRNRHQLSPRSDANNTKRKPDTPCWYCGAFHYVRDCPYKNRQCPDCSRYGHRQGYCASSKKKKRGGKRSVASRVVVVNMCNVQRRRKFVSVVLNGTHIHLQLDTASDITVISKPIWRKVGSPRLSPSTVKAKTASGNILPLEGEFRCDVTIGGNTRSEIIRVTEKQLQLLGSDLVDSFDLWSVPMDTFCCQVSSSSTSSAALSSAFPEVFSEKLGLCNKVQVKLDVKDQCKPIFCPKRPVAYSMYNAVDQELDRLQQLNIITPVDYSEWAAPIVVVRKANGAIRVCGDYSTGLNSALQPHQYPLPLPEDIFAKLANCKVFSQIDLSDAFLQVEVDEQFRHLLTINTHRGLFHYNRLPPGVKVAPGIFQQLIDTMLAGLEKVSGYLDDVIVGGEDEAAHNRNLKAVLQRIQDFGFTIRAEKCTFGKKQIPYLGYIVDHRGLRPDPAKIEAIVQLPPPTDVHGVRSFLGAINYYGKFVPNMRMLRFPLDNLLKSQSKFQWTTECQRAFERFKQILTSDLLLTHYDPKKEIIVSADASSVGVGATISHRFPDGSIKIVQHASRALTKAEQNYSQPDREGLAIIFAVTKFHKMIFGRRFLLQTDHAPLLRIFGSKKGIPVYTANRLQRFALTLLLYDFTIEYVPTDKFGNADVLSRLINRHARPDEDYVIASIILEQDVRSVAVDTVDALPLTFRNVARSTQADPVLRKVYRFITDGWPQTKAIDPELKRFQVRQESLTTVDGCILFAERLVIPALYRKRCLDQLHNGHPGTQRMKAIARSYVYWPSIDEDIAGYVKTCRHCAATAKSPPHAVPVPWPKASGPWQRVHVDFAGPIDGEYYLLAVDSFSKWPEIVQTRRITAVATISILRSLFARLGMPVMLVSDNGTQFTSVEFANFCALNGIEHVTTAPFHPQSNGQVERFVDTFKRAVKKIQEGRGSIAEALDTFLLTYRSTPNRTGPEGKSPSEVMFGRRIRTCLELLRPSSAILPMTPHVQQDQQRRSFNRNELVFAKVHHRNTWKWVPGVILEKIGDVMYNVLVDRRVLRSHINQLRCRTETVSPNTGPLSSASSSTKLLPLDVLLDAWDLPKLSDSTSAVSSVGSPQSLVTHSSQSPTLQPMTPTRLSSTPTSVPLPQLVASPSSSSLSSSTAASTEFESATEADLVETLPRRSTRTRSRPQWFDPYHLY; this comes from the coding sequence ATGAGTATCCCGAATGGACAGCAGCATGCCTTTCTGCAGCAACAAGGCCAACAGCAGCAAGTTCCTCCAGCTACGGATGAGCTCCTTCGTCAGTGTTTGCACCTGATGACACAAGTTCTCCAGCAACAGCAGAACAGTCAGCAGTCACAAGAGAACTTCATCAGGCAAGTCGTTTCGGAAGTGCATGCGGGCGCAGCACCCAGTCCGGAACAAATTCTCGATTCCCTTGCTGGGAATATCAAGGAGTTCCGCTACGACGCGGACAGTAGCATCACGTTTGCAGCCTGGTTCACGAGGTACGACGAGCTGTTCGAAAAGGATGCTGCTCGGTTGGACGACCAAGCGAAGGTCAGATTGCTGCTCAGAAAGCTGGGAACATCTGAACACGAAAGGTACGTCTCTTTTATTCTGCCGAGAAAACCGAAAGAACATACTTTTGCAGACACGGtcgcaaaattgaaaagtttgttcGGGGCGAAAGAGTCGGTGATCAGCAGGCGATACAGAACCCTTCAGATCGCTAAACAACCGACCGAAGACCACATCGCTTACGCCTGCCGTGTGAATAAGCTCTGCGTCGAGTTCGAGCTGGGAAAGTTGTCAGAGCAACAGTTCAAGTGCTTGATGTTCGTGTGCGGACTAAAGTCTGAGCGTGATTCAGAGACTCGGACCCGACTCCTGTCACGGATTGAGGAGAACAATAACCTCACGTTGGAGCAATTATCGAATGAATGCCAGCGTCTCATCAATCTCAAAAACGATAATGCTATGATCGAATCTGCTGCATCTTTCGATCAGGTTAATCAGCTCAAGCAGAAATATGACAGCAACCGTAACAGACATCAGCTGTCTCCCAGGTCAGATGCGAACAACACAAAGCGGAAACCCGATACTCCGTGCTGGTATTGTGGTGCGTTCCATTATGTTCGTGACTGCCCGTACAAGAACCGTCAATGTCCCGATTGTAGTCGGTACGGTCATCGTCAAGGATACTGTGCAAGTTccaagaagaagaagagagGTGGAAAACGTTCGGTTGCCAGCAGGGTTGTCGTTGTCAACATGTGCAACGTGCAGAGGCGGCGGAAATTTGTCTCCGTTGTGCTAAATGGAACGCACATCCATCTTCAGTTAGACACAGCGTCCGACATCACGGTCATCAGCAAACCGATCTGGCGAAAGGTCGGTAGTCCCAGATTATCACCATCTACAGTGAAGGCGAAAACAGCATCTGGGAACATTTTGCCACTCGAAGGTGAATTTCGCTGTGACGTCACCATCGGCGGAAATACTCGCAGCGAAATTATCCGTGTAACTGAAAAGCAGCTGCAACTTCTCGGATCTGATTTGGTCGATAGTTTCGATTTATGGTCCGTGCCAATGGATACTTTTTGCTGTCAGGTATCTAGTTCTTCGACTTCCAGCGCAGCGCTTAGTTCTGCATTTCcagaagttttcagtgagaaactTGGGCTCTGCAATAAGGTACAGGTGAAGTTAGACGTAAAGGATCAGTGCAAGCCCATTTTCTGTCCTAAACGCCCGGTTGCGTACTCTATGTACAACGCAGTCGATCAAGAGTTGGACCGGTTACAGCAGCTGAACATCATTACACCGGTCGACTACTCGGAGTGGGCAGCACCAATCGTCGTAGTGCGCAAAGCAAATGGTGCCATTCGTGTTTGCGGAGATTATTCTACAGGACTCAACTCCGCTCTTCAGCCTCACCAATACCCGCTCCCTCTTCCGGAAGACATCTTCGCTAAGCTGGCTAACTGCAAAGTTTTCAGTCAGATCGATCTTTCGGATGCATTTTTGCAAGTTGAGGTCGACGAGCAGTTTCGTCATCTGCTCACCATCAACACGCACCGTGGTTTGTTTCATTACAATCGTCTTCCACCTGGTGTAAAGGTAGCACCGGGTATCTTCCAGCAGCTCATCGACACCATGCTAGCCGGGTTGGAAAAAGTTTCCGGTTATCTCGATGACGTTATCGTTGGCGGTGAAGACGAAGCAGCTCACAACCGCAACCTGAAAGCAGTTCTTCAGCGAATCCAGGATTTTGGGTTCACCATTCGAGCCGAAAAATGTACCTTCGGCAAGAAGCAGATACCGTATCTGGGCTACATTGTTGACCATCGAGGTCTGCGTCCAGATCCAGCCAAAATCGAGGCAATAGTGCAGCTTCCGCCTCCCACTGACGTTCACGGTGTACGTTCCTTCCTCGGGGCGATCAATTATTATGGGAAGTTTGTCCCGAACATGCGAATGCTTCGCTTTCCGCTGGACAATCTGCTGAAATCGCAGTCGAAATTCCAGTGGACAACGGAGTGCCAGCGGGCATTCGAGCGTTTCAAGCAGATTCTCACCTCAGATCTTCTACTAACGCACTACGATCCGAAAAAGGAGATCATTGTTTCTGCTGACGCATCGTCAGTTGGTGTTGGAGCCACAATCAGTCACAGGTTCCCAGATGGCTCCATCAAAATAGTACAGCATGCTTCCAGAGCACTTACGAAGGCAGAACAGAACTACAGTCAACCGGATCGTGAAGGTCTAGCTATCATCTTTGCCGTCACCAAGTTTCACAAAATGATCTTCGGACGACGCTTCTTGCTGCAGACTGACCACGCTCCGCTGCTCCGAATCTTCGGGTCCAAGAAGGGCATACCGGTATACACAGCCAACCGGTTACAGCGCTTTGCCCTCACTCTACTGCTGTACGATTTCACCATCGAGTACGTTCCCACTGATAAGTTCGGTAACGCCGACGTGCTGTCCCGGTTGATAAACCGACACGCGCGACCAGATGAAGACTACGTCATCGCCAGCATAATTCTCGAGCAGGATGTTAGGTCAGTAGCAGTTGATACAGTAGATGCGTTGCCTCTTACTTTCAGAAACGTCGCTCGAAGTACCCAAGCTGATCCAGTTCTCCGGAAGGTCTACCGTTTTATAACCGACGGTTGGCCTCAAACGAAAGCAATCGATCCGGAGCTAAAACGATTCCAAGTCAGACAGGAATCCCTCACTACCGTTGATGGATGCATACTGTTCGCTGAACGGCTCGTCATCCCAGCTCTGTACCGCAAGCGTTGCTTAGATCAGCTTCACAATGGTCATCCTGGTACACAGCGTATGAAGGCCATCGCCAGGAGCTACGTCTATTGGCCATCCATCGACGAAGACATCGCCGGTTATGTGAAAACATGTCGGCATTGTGCAGCGACTGCCAAGTCACCGCCTCACGCCGTCCCAGTGCCATGGCCGAAGGCATCGGGACCTTGGCAGCGTGTTCACGTAGACTTTGCCGGTCCCATCGACGGTGAGTACTATTTGCTAGCGGTCGACTCCTTCTCCAAGTGGCCGGAGATAGTGCAAACCCGACGAATCACTGCAGTAGCAACCATCAGTATTCTTCGAAGTCTATTTGCAAGGCTCGGTATGCCTGTAATGCTAGTATCGGATAACGGTACTCAGTTTACGAGTGTGGAATTTGCCAACTTCTGTGCTCTCAACGGTATCGAGCATGTCACAACGGCCCCGTTCCATCCCCAGTCTAACGGCCAAGTTGAAAGGTTCGTTGACACCTTCAAGCGGGCcgtcaaaaaaattcaagaggGGAGAGGATCCATTGCTGAAGCTCTAGACACCTTCCTGCTAACCTACAGAAGCACGCCCAACCGCACTGGGCCTGAAGGTAAATCACCGTCTGAGGTTATGTTTGGTCGTCGTATACGGACTTGTCTGGAGCTACTTCGCCCATCATCAGCAATTTTACCAATGACACCGCATGTTCAGCAAGATCAACAGCGAAGATCGTTCAATCGAAACGAACTGGTTTTCGCAAAGGTTCATCACAGAAACACTTGGAAGTGGGTTCCTGGTGTTATTCTGGAGAAGATAGGTGATGTGATGTACAACGTTTTGGTTGATCGTCGAGTTCTGCGTTCCCATATCAACCAGTTACGATGTCGTACTGAGACTGTTTCACCCAACACCGGTCCTTTATCGTCAGCCAGCAGTAGTACTAAATTGTTGCCGCTCGACGTCCTTCTTGATGCCTGGGATCTACCGAAGCTTTCAGACAGTACATCCGCAGTATCATCCGTTGGCTCACCGCAGTCTTTGGTTACGCATAGCTCACAATCGCCGACGTTACAGCCGATGACACCGACACGTTTGTCTTCTACTCCCACAAGTGTTCCACTACCTCAGCTAGTGGCAAGTCCGTCGTCCTCGTCATTATCTTCATCTACAGCAGCATCAACGGAGTTCGAGTCAGCGACCGAAGCAGACCTGGTGGAGACTTTACCGCGTCGTTCCACCCGGACCAGAAGTCGGCCACAATGGTTCGACCCGTACCACCTTTATTAA
- the LOC131439434 gene encoding cyclin-Q, translating into MIRDIPVVMSLSKDSPLPTMRAKQVDYKGKNAKGMPERFLFECAIKLSMKPLSSAMAAVLFHRFFREVDDSEYDPYMVASSCLYLAGKIKDDPVKIRDVINVTYNTINRDSQPLELGDEYWSMRDTIVQAELFITRILKFDLTTVHPHKYMLHYMKSIQNWFGVKEWNSLPVAKTAASFLQDFHHSSKVLDHKPDHIAVCCLALAFQAYGVQVPLTVEVDEETAWYNLFCKDLTREKHWEIIEDIMEVYNAEAEIDEEE; encoded by the exons ATGATACGAGATATCCCAGTAGTAATGTCATTGAGTAAGGATTCTCCTTTGCCAACGATGCGGGCGAAACAAGTAGACTACAA AGGAAAGAATGCTAAAGGTATGCCGGAAcgttttttatttgagtgtgcgATTAAGCTTAGTATGAAGCCACTTAGTTCAGCGATGGCAGCAGTTCTTTTTCATCGTTTCTTCCGAGAAGTAGACGATTCTGAATATGATCCCTAT ATGGTTGCTTCATCTTGCTTGTACCTTGCTGGCAAAATAAAAGATGATCCAGTCAAAATTCGTGACGTTATCAACGTAACGTATAACACCATCAACCGTGACTCTCAACCGCTGGAGCTAGGAGATGAATACTGGTCAATGAGAGATACGATTGTACAGGCCGAGTTGTTCATCACACGTATCCTAAAATTTGACCTAACAACGGTTCACCCGCATAAATATATGCTTCACTACATGAAATCCATACAAAACTGGTTCGGAGTGAAAGAGTGGAATTCCTTACCAGTAGCTAAGACAGCTGCATCATTTCTACAGGATTTCCATCATAGTTCAAAAGTGTTGGATCATAAACCCGATCACATTGCGGTTTGTTGTTTGGCTCTTGCTTTTCAAGCTTATGGCGTTCAGGTTCCACTAACCGTAGAAGTAGACGAAGAAACTGCATGGTACAAT CTATTTTGTAAGGATTTGACCCGAGAAAAACATTGGGAAATAATTGAAGATATCATGGAAGTATATAATGCAGAAGCTGAGATAGATGAAGAGGAATAA
- the LOC131439436 gene encoding polycomb protein Scm-like: protein MVSSGPRSYESFHVFNWTECLRESGSLPAPAECFKQAVGMKLETLEPCNATSTCIGSVVGVLGSRLRLRLDGSENINDF from the exons atggtgagcagtggccctcgaagt tatgaaagtttccatgtgttcaactggaccgagtgcctgcgtgagtccggaagtttacccgctcctgccgaatgcttcaaacaggccgtcggtatgaagctagagacattggaaccatgtaatgcgacttcaacctgcatcggtagtgttgtgggagttcttggatctcgacttcggcttcggttggatggcagtgaaaacataaacgatttctga